Sequence from the Maribellus comscasis genome:
AGATAAAACAGTTTGAGAAAAAATTTGCACTGCTTCTCAACCACTTTTTTCAATACAATATTTTAACGGAAGAAATTATTCTGGAAATCCTTGCATCCGGCGTATCAGCTTTTGAAGAAAACGGAACATCGGAGAAAGACATCATTGTTTTTGGAAATTCAGGAAAACCCATTCGGGCGAGAACTCCCAACCAGCGAATTCTGGTAGAGGAAAGTGAAGAAAATGATTTAATTTTCGCCATCGGTCCGGCAGGAACAGGAAAAACATATACGGCTATCGGCCTGGCTGTAAAAGCGCTAAAAAATAAACAAATAAAAAAGATAATTCTCAGCCGACCTGCTGTGGAAGCAGGAGAAAACCTGGGGTTCCTTCCCGGTGATTTAAAAGAGAAAATTGATCCGTACTTACAACCGCTCTACGATGCGTTGCAGGATATGATTCCACCCAAAAAGCTCGAAGAATTTATGAAAGACGGAACCATCCAGATTGCTCCGCTGGCGTTTATGCGGGGTCGAACTCTAAGCAACGCCTTTGTTATTCTGGACGAAGCACAAAACACTACGATAAACCAGCTAAAAATGTTCCTTACAAGGATGGGCCTGAACGCCAAATTTATCATTACAGGAGACGTAACCCAAATTGATTTGCCCAGAAAAAGTCATTCGGGACTACTACATGCATTAAAAATTCTGAGAAAAATTAAGTCAATTTCAATTATTGAGTTTAACAAAAAAGATATAGTAAGGCACAAACTGGTTCGCGATATTGTAGATGCCTATGACAAACATGCTGAAGAAGCAGAAAATAAAAAAGAAAAAGCCAGGGCAAATAGCGACAAGAACAAAGAAAAATAATCAACGTTATATCAGTAACAAAAAAATAATAATATGAGCAACGCATTAACAAAAACAGATTTCAATTTTCCGGGACAAAAAAATGTTTACCACGGAAAAGTTAGAGATGTTTATAATATCAAAGACGACTTTTTAGTAATGGTAGTTTCCGACCGTATTTCAGCATTTGATGTAGTTTTGCCCAAAGGTATTCCGTTTAAAGGACAGGTTTTAAACCAGATTGCAGAAAAATTTCTGGATGCTACATCCGACATCGTTCCGAACTGGAAAATTGCATCGCCGGACCCAAATGTAACTGTTGGCCATTTTTGCGAACCTTATAAAGTTGAAATGGTTATTCGTGGCTATCTCACAGGTCATGCTTGGCGTGAATACCGCGACGGGAAACGTTCATTGTGTGGTGTACCAATGCCGGATGGAATGGTTGAAAACCAAAAGTTTGAGGAGCCAATATTGACTCCAACCACCAAAGCAGACGAAGGTCACGATGAAGATATTTCGCGCGATGAAATTATAGAGCAGGGATTGGTTGATAAAGCTGAATACGAAATGCTGGAAGATTACACCCGGAAATTGTTTCAGCGAGGAACTGAAATTGCAGCAGAAAAGGGATTGATACTCGTGGATACAAAATATGAATTTGGTAAAAAAGACGGTAAAATTTACCTCATCGACGAAATTCATACTCCCGATTCTTCACGCTATTTTTATGCTGAAGGTTACGAAGAAAGACTTGCCAAAGGAGAAAAACAAAAACAACTTTCGAAAGAATTTGTGCGCCAGTGGTTAATTGAAAATGGGTTCCAGGGAAAAGAAGGACAAACCATTCCTGACATGTCAGAAGAATTTGTAAACTCGGTTTCTGAGCGTTACATCGAACTTTTTGAAAACATCACAGGTGATACATTTCAAAAATCGGACACTGCAAAAATCAACGACAGAATTGAAGTTGCGGTGAATAAATTCTTAAAAGAAGAAGCTTAATTATATTCAAAAAATTTAGCGGGTGACTGTGGATCACCCGCTGAACAGCATCTAAAAGACCAGAAATAAATCAAAAATGAAACAAATCATTTTTATCACTTTCTTATTCCTCTTTACAGGAAGCTTGTTCGCGCAGGACGAATTTACAAAGGCTAAAAAAGGTGAAAAAGCGCCTGATTTTACTTTTGAAACGGCGCCTGGAAAAACGCAGAAACTTTCTGATTTTAAAGGGAAAGTGGTTTGGATAAACTTTTTTGCAACATGGTGCCCGCCCTGCAGAAAAGAACTTCCTCATCTTCAGAAAGAAGTTTACAACAAGTATAAAAACAATGACGATTTTGTGTTAATTATTTTGGGGAGGGAACACAACTGGGATGAAATAAACAAATTCAAAAGAGAACAAAAATTTACAATGCCATTTTATCCCGATCCGGAAAGAGAAGTATTTTCGGTTTACGCCGATCAGAATATTCCGCGCAATTTTATTGTTGATAAAGATGGAAATATTGCCGTCTCATCTATTGGATTCGAAGAAAAAGAATTCGAATCCATCAAACAAAAAGTTGAAACATTACTAAAATAAATTATAGAATAATTAGAATTTTCCAGAACCATACAGCTAATTTTTTGTTTATCAGTAATACGCTATTATAGAATGTTGGTTCCTCAAATTTTATAATAACATTAAAAACCCTTCCTATGAAAAAATTGCTGTTTAAAATTCTTGGATTAGTCGTATTGGTTAGCTTTTTCCAATCGTGTAAAAAAAGCCTGGTGGAGGATCCTGTTTTGGAAGAACTGGAACTAAAATCAGCAAATACCTCTAAAAAAAGCTACATTGTTGTTTTAAACGATGTTGAACTTAATGACGAACTTTCAAAATTGAAAGGATATGAAAAAAAGCAGAATGCCGTTCAATCTGCCGGTTCAAAGATTCTAAAACGTGCTGGTGTTCTCGATGCGGAGATCGAACACGTGTACGGAACCGCTGTCAAAGGCTTTTCGGTAAAGATTCCACCTGGCCAGTTAAAAAAGCTTCAGGGTGATCCTTCGGTATCTTATGTTGAAGAAGATAAAGTTATTTCGCTTGTTTTACCAAAAGCAAAACCAGATAAACCGGGGAAACCAGGCGGTGGAAATGATGGTGGTGGCTCCACACCTCAGGAAACACCATGGGGAATTACCCGGGTAAACGGTGGAATTTCTGTAACCGGAAAAACAGCTTGGATTATCGATTCAGGTATAGATCAAGACCATCCCGATTTGAATGTGGATACCGGCAGAAGTGCTAGTTTTTTAACAGGTAAAGAGAGTAATAATCCTGATGATCAAAACGGACACGGAACACATGTAGCCGGAACAGTAGCCGCCATCGACAACGATTTTGGAGTAGTTGGCGTTGCAGCGGGAGCAAAGGTAGTTTCAGTTCGTGTACTCGACCGTCGGGGAAGCGGGACAACTTCGGGAGTAGTTGATGGTGTTGATTATGTTGCTGCAAATGCTTCAAGTGGAGATGTGGCCAATATGAGTTTGGGCGGAGGTATATCATCTACATTGGATGCTGCCGTATTAGCTGCTTCTTCATCCTGCTCCTTTGTTTTGGCAGCGGGAAATGAAAGTGAAGATGCTGATAACCACTCACCGGCAAGAGTGAACGGTCCCAATATCTATACGGTATCGGCTATGTGGGAAGGCGACAGATTTGCCACCGAATTTTCCAACTTTGGCCCTGCAGTTGATTACGCAGCTCCGGGAGTTTATATTCTTTCCACTTATAAAAATGGAGGATACGATGAGTTACACGGGACTTCGATGGCTTCACCACATGTTGCAGGAATTTTATTGCTGGGTTCAGTGAAAACTTCAGGATATGTTACAAGCGACCCTGACGGTAATGCGGATCCGATTGCGAGTCATTAAACACAGAAAAGATATTTCATAACCGGGCATTTCACCCGGTTTTTTTATGTCTTATTTTTTGAAAAAAAACTCAACCAGGTCATCTAATTTTCCAACCTTTGAATTTGAATCGTTTGTTGTAGCGGCAATCACCATTTTCTTTTCAGGGAAAATCATCAGGTTACTGGTTCCACCAATTGAACCGCCGGTGTGTCCAAAATATTTTCTTCCATGACTGGTTTCGCGAATAA
This genomic interval carries:
- a CDS encoding PhoH family protein; this encodes MEKQIYLEGIDPLEFYGINNVKINLIKKLFPKINIAARGNSLFVQGEEKEIKQFEKKFALLLNHFFQYNILTEEIILEILASGVSAFEENGTSEKDIIVFGNSGKPIRARTPNQRILVEESEENDLIFAIGPAGTGKTYTAIGLAVKALKNKQIKKIILSRPAVEAGENLGFLPGDLKEKIDPYLQPLYDALQDMIPPKKLEEFMKDGTIQIAPLAFMRGRTLSNAFVILDEAQNTTINQLKMFLTRMGLNAKFIITGDVTQIDLPRKSHSGLLHALKILRKIKSISIIEFNKKDIVRHKLVRDIVDAYDKHAEEAENKKEKARANSDKNKEK
- a CDS encoding phosphoribosylaminoimidazolesuccinocarboxamide synthase, with the protein product MSNALTKTDFNFPGQKNVYHGKVRDVYNIKDDFLVMVVSDRISAFDVVLPKGIPFKGQVLNQIAEKFLDATSDIVPNWKIASPDPNVTVGHFCEPYKVEMVIRGYLTGHAWREYRDGKRSLCGVPMPDGMVENQKFEEPILTPTTKADEGHDEDISRDEIIEQGLVDKAEYEMLEDYTRKLFQRGTEIAAEKGLILVDTKYEFGKKDGKIYLIDEIHTPDSSRYFYAEGYEERLAKGEKQKQLSKEFVRQWLIENGFQGKEGQTIPDMSEEFVNSVSERYIELFENITGDTFQKSDTAKINDRIEVAVNKFLKEEA
- a CDS encoding TlpA family protein disulfide reductase, translated to MKQIIFITFLFLFTGSLFAQDEFTKAKKGEKAPDFTFETAPGKTQKLSDFKGKVVWINFFATWCPPCRKELPHLQKEVYNKYKNNDDFVLIILGREHNWDEINKFKREQKFTMPFYPDPEREVFSVYADQNIPRNFIVDKDGNIAVSSIGFEEKEFESIKQKVETLLK
- a CDS encoding S8 family serine peptidase, with the translated sequence MKKLLFKILGLVVLVSFFQSCKKSLVEDPVLEELELKSANTSKKSYIVVLNDVELNDELSKLKGYEKKQNAVQSAGSKILKRAGVLDAEIEHVYGTAVKGFSVKIPPGQLKKLQGDPSVSYVEEDKVISLVLPKAKPDKPGKPGGGNDGGGSTPQETPWGITRVNGGISVTGKTAWIIDSGIDQDHPDLNVDTGRSASFLTGKESNNPDDQNGHGTHVAGTVAAIDNDFGVVGVAAGAKVVSVRVLDRRGSGTTSGVVDGVDYVAANASSGDVANMSLGGGISSTLDAAVLAASSSCSFVLAAGNESEDADNHSPARVNGPNIYTVSAMWEGDRFATEFSNFGPAVDYAAPGVYILSTYKNGGYDELHGTSMASPHVAGILLLGSVKTSGYVTSDPDGNADPIASH